From Paenibacillus sp. PK3_47, the proteins below share one genomic window:
- a CDS encoding LuxR C-terminal-related transcriptional regulator, whose protein sequence is MERKLTLVCASAGFGKTTLVSEWVKSCGRPAAWLSLDEGDHDFTRFMTHVAAALQNIDQSTGKEVLGLLSASPPLPPELILTTLLNDLSALAYNCILVLDDYHVVHASPIDEAISFLLEHLPPQIHLVLITREYPQLSLGRARAGGHLSELRDADLRFSSGEAADFLNQSMGLSLSADEINALESRTEGWIAGLQLAALSMQGNEDIPGFIRSFTGDNRYIIDYLAEEVLQRQPEPVRDFLLQTSILDRLYGPLCDAVTGGKDGSAQLESLERNNFFVVPLDESRKWYRYHHLFAGVLYSHLRIYQPERIAELHRRASVWYEQQGAVADSVRHALNAEDFTRAAELIERSWPELRRTRQETAALGWLKTLPEEIFRCRPVLSVVFAWALLASGELEAVEHRLSSAELWLDTSPGKSAVTESMTVVNQEEFRRLQGTIAGYRSASAQAAGDIAAAIYYAHRVLEWVPDDDYLRRGAASALLGLAAWSSGDLIRAYQMFYDGMANVERAGNISDAVGGTIALADISIAQGRLAQAARVYERGLQIAANHGHNKQVLRGTADIYVGLSELCCERNELDAAIQHLLTSKESGESSGFPQNHYRWKAAMAGIKQAQGDLSEALVLLDEAEKLYTADFFPDVRPLTAQKIRVQLAQGRLVEGLDWIRDRGLTAGDDLSYIREFEHITLARILLAQYKLSRQEEIMFSASDLLNRLLREAEQGGRNRSRIEILMLQAVAEQTQGNIQGALITLEAALKLAEPEGYVRIFLNEGDPVLSLLHAASDEGITLDYVHRLLAFSGKSAICTAGYGRMSEPLSEREYEVLRLLSTEMSGPDIARTLYVSLNTLRTHTKNIYAKLGVNNRRTALRRANELGLL, encoded by the coding sequence ATGGAGCGGAAATTAACACTGGTCTGCGCATCTGCCGGATTCGGAAAAACTACGCTGGTCAGCGAATGGGTCAAAAGCTGCGGCAGGCCTGCTGCATGGCTATCCCTGGACGAGGGTGATCATGACTTTACGCGTTTCATGACTCATGTTGCCGCCGCTCTGCAGAATATTGACCAGAGTACCGGGAAGGAAGTGCTTGGACTGCTGAGCGCATCACCACCACTGCCGCCCGAGTTAATCTTGACGACTCTGCTTAATGATCTTTCTGCACTAGCATATAACTGCATCTTGGTTCTCGATGATTACCATGTTGTACATGCCAGCCCTATTGATGAAGCGATCAGCTTTCTGCTCGAACACCTTCCGCCCCAGATTCATCTGGTCCTGATCACCCGCGAATATCCTCAGCTTTCCCTGGGAAGAGCCCGTGCCGGCGGCCACTTAAGCGAGCTCCGCGATGCCGACCTGAGGTTTTCTTCAGGTGAAGCGGCTGACTTCCTGAATCAGTCTATGGGACTCAGTCTTTCTGCGGATGAAATCAATGCGCTGGAAAGCCGGACTGAGGGCTGGATAGCAGGGCTGCAGCTGGCTGCCCTTTCCATGCAGGGGAATGAAGATATCCCCGGGTTCATCCGGTCATTTACGGGTGACAACCGGTACATAATAGATTATCTGGCCGAAGAGGTTCTGCAGCGCCAGCCTGAGCCTGTCCGTGACTTTCTGCTTCAGACGTCCATATTGGACCGTCTATACGGTCCGCTATGCGATGCGGTAACAGGCGGGAAGGATGGCAGCGCCCAATTGGAGTCTCTGGAACGGAATAATTTTTTTGTCGTTCCACTGGATGAGAGCCGTAAATGGTACAGGTATCATCATCTTTTTGCCGGGGTTCTCTACTCCCACTTAAGAATATATCAGCCTGAACGAATAGCTGAACTGCATAGACGTGCTAGTGTATGGTATGAACAGCAAGGAGCAGTGGCCGACTCGGTCAGGCATGCGTTGAACGCTGAAGATTTCACCCGTGCAGCCGAACTGATTGAGCGGTCATGGCCGGAATTACGCAGAACCCGGCAGGAGACTGCAGCGCTGGGCTGGTTGAAGACACTCCCTGAAGAAATATTCCGCTGCAGGCCGGTCCTGAGCGTGGTATTTGCCTGGGCCCTGCTTGCCAGCGGTGAATTAGAAGCGGTTGAACACAGGTTAAGCAGCGCCGAGCTGTGGCTGGATACGTCACCCGGAAAATCTGCTGTAACAGAAAGTATGACTGTCGTGAATCAAGAAGAGTTCCGGCGGCTTCAAGGCACGATAGCCGGTTACCGTTCGGCAAGCGCCCAGGCGGCAGGGGACATCGCAGCCGCTATATATTATGCACATCGGGTGCTTGAATGGGTACCTGATGACGACTATCTCCGCCGCGGTGCCGCTTCGGCGCTGCTGGGCCTTGCTGCCTGGAGCAGCGGTGACCTGATCCGGGCGTACCAAATGTTCTATGATGGCATGGCAAATGTGGAGAGGGCCGGCAATATATCAGATGCTGTCGGGGGCACCATTGCCTTAGCCGATATAAGTATTGCCCAGGGCCGGCTTGCGCAAGCCGCCAGAGTCTATGAGCGGGGACTGCAGATTGCTGCTAACCATGGGCACAATAAGCAAGTACTGAGAGGAACGGCAGACATATATGTAGGTTTAAGTGAGCTTTGCTGCGAACGCAATGAGCTGGATGCCGCCATTCAACACCTGCTAACCAGTAAAGAGTCAGGGGAGAGCAGCGGTTTTCCCCAGAATCACTACCGCTGGAAGGCTGCCATGGCCGGAATAAAGCAAGCACAGGGAGATCTGTCCGAAGCGTTAGTCCTGCTGGATGAAGCCGAAAAATTGTACACAGCCGATTTTTTTCCGGATGTCCGTCCATTAACTGCCCAGAAGATCCGGGTCCAGCTCGCACAGGGCAGGCTGGTTGAGGGGCTGGATTGGATACGGGACCGGGGCCTGACTGCCGGAGATGATTTAAGTTATATTCGCGAGTTTGAACACATCACGTTGGCCAGAATTCTTCTGGCCCAATATAAGTTAAGCAGGCAGGAAGAGATCATGTTCAGTGCCTCCGATTTACTGAACCGTCTTTTGCGGGAGGCAGAACAAGGCGGCAGAAACAGGAGCAGAATCGAAATTCTGATGCTGCAGGCGGTCGCTGAACAAACTCAGGGTAACATACAAGGGGCGTTAATAACGCTAGAGGCTGCCCTTAAACTGGCGGAGCCGGAAGGCTATGTCCGTATTTTCCTGAACGAAGGTGATCCGGTGCTTTCCTTACTGCATGCAGCTTCAGATGAAGGAATTACACTGGACTATGTTCACAGACTGCTTGCTTTTTCCGGTAAGTCTGCGATCTGCACTGCTGGTTACGGGAGGATGAGCGAACCGCTAAGCGAAAGGGAATATGAGGTACTGCGTTTGCTCAGTACTGAAATGAGCGGTCCGGATATTGCCCGCACTTTGTATGTATCTTTAAATACACTGAGAACTCATACCAAAAATATTTACGCTAAGCTCGGAGTGAACAACCGCCGGACCGCCCTTCGCCGGGCTAACGAACTCGGATTATTATAA
- a CDS encoding sugar phosphate isomerase/epimerase, whose translation MTAKLELGVRAHDFGQLPLAELIEKLKRYQMNHIQFAVQRSFPESASSLSNIHQGTAVHYGEAFRQAGIRIAVLGCYVNIIDPDVEGRREALHQFATHLRLSRDFGASLVGTETGWLKDPALHRTEEAFLEVVKSVEIMVKEAERFGATVGIEAVATHPLHSARLARRLLDLVPSNNLQIILDCVNLLSPENYEDRENVVLEALELLGDRVAVLHLKDCVLEGGAIKGVPIGQGGMNFAPILRFMKYDRPHLQGIMEETREENLDESIAYLRKLYEEV comes from the coding sequence ATGACCGCAAAGTTAGAGCTGGGCGTACGCGCCCATGATTTCGGGCAGCTGCCGCTGGCTGAATTGATCGAAAAATTAAAGCGCTATCAGATGAATCATATCCAGTTTGCTGTACAAAGGTCCTTTCCCGAAAGCGCAAGTTCTTTGTCCAATATTCATCAGGGTACGGCAGTACATTATGGGGAGGCGTTCCGCCAGGCAGGCATCCGGATTGCTGTACTTGGCTGTTACGTCAATATCATTGACCCGGATGTGGAAGGGCGCCGGGAGGCGCTTCACCAGTTCGCTACTCATCTGCGTCTGTCCCGCGATTTTGGCGCTTCACTGGTAGGGACTGAAACAGGCTGGTTGAAAGACCCGGCCTTGCATCGTACTGAAGAGGCCTTTCTGGAGGTCGTTAAGTCGGTAGAGATCATGGTGAAGGAAGCCGAACGCTTTGGAGCAACGGTGGGGATTGAAGCCGTGGCAACGCACCCGCTGCATTCAGCCCGCCTGGCCAGACGCCTGCTGGATCTGGTGCCTTCGAACAATCTGCAGATTATTCTGGATTGCGTGAACCTGTTGTCTCCGGAAAATTATGAGGACAGGGAGAACGTTGTCCTGGAGGCATTGGAGCTGCTCGGTGACCGGGTAGCTGTACTGCATCTGAAGGATTGCGTCCTGGAAGGCGGTGCGATCAAGGGGGTGCCGATTGGACAAGGCGGTATGAATTTTGCTCCAATCCTGCGGTTTATGAAATACGACCGCCCGCATCTGCAGGGTATTATGGAAGAGACCCGGGAAGAAAATCTGGATGAATCCATTGCATACCTGCGGAAGCTGTACGAGGAAGTATAA
- a CDS encoding MMPL family transporter translates to MSTFLYRLGKSAYSKPWYFLGVWIIILGVVGALLGVNGIQSSSEMKIEGTESQKVLDMLAEELPAAAGGQASVAFTAPDGERLDTPERVAVLMKAINEVYGMEYVINPADLAAQAAAAAGQGAAADPSAAGQTDAAAQAAAAGQAGASDQTAASDQAAAAAQAAAAAQAASGAPYGALMADGVPVPGVMLSADGRIALFQFQFTVQQTSLPSNVPDDIIAAVTEVEQAGSGITAIPSDSLKSMPAIGSTEAIGVAVAAVVLFITLGSVVAAGLPLITALLGVAISVGGAFALSSVIQMNDITPILAVMIGLAVGIDYSLFIVNRQRRLILDEKLDAKEAASRAVGTAGSAVFFAGLTVIIALCGMLVIGIGFLSTMAMVAAVSVLITVLLSLTLLPALLGLVGEKIVTAKARAKNTATASKEHSGFSHRWANITVKYRWVIIILVVLVLGTAAIPVTKMELGIPSGASANLDTAARQSYDITSEGFGEGFNGPLLLVAQPVNPSDKISMETLGGLVQGLQSHDNVTLVSPMGVNETGDIAIISLIPKTGPTDTETRDLVQDLRDPSYTLAADNNVTLGVTGFTAINIDMSSKLSEAFPVYIGIIVVLSLIILLLVFRSVIVPIKATVGFVLSILATFGLTTAVYQWGWMHSLFGFDTGGPLLSFMPILVTGILYGLAMDYQVFLVSSMREAYVHGRHGNDSIIHGYDLASRVVLAAGVIMVSVFAGFIFAPDAMIKQIGFALAFGILIDAFLIRMTLVPAVMAVFGDKAWWLPKWLDRLLPNLDVEGDKLIAKLNAESGRKH, encoded by the coding sequence ATGTCAACATTTCTGTACCGTTTGGGGAAATCGGCTTATTCCAAGCCCTGGTATTTCCTTGGAGTGTGGATCATTATTCTTGGTGTGGTAGGCGCCCTGCTCGGGGTCAACGGCATCCAGTCCAGCTCTGAAATGAAGATTGAAGGCACTGAATCGCAAAAAGTGCTGGATATGCTGGCAGAAGAGCTTCCAGCCGCTGCCGGCGGCCAGGCAAGTGTAGCTTTTACCGCACCTGACGGCGAACGACTTGATACGCCGGAACGTGTTGCGGTTCTCATGAAGGCTATTAACGAAGTATACGGCATGGAATATGTAATTAATCCTGCTGATTTGGCTGCTCAGGCGGCCGCTGCTGCAGGCCAGGGTGCTGCTGCAGATCCATCTGCCGCCGGGCAGACAGATGCAGCGGCTCAAGCGGCAGCTGCAGGTCAGGCGGGGGCTTCAGACCAGACTGCAGCCTCAGATCAGGCAGCCGCCGCGGCACAGGCTGCAGCTGCAGCTCAAGCCGCATCGGGTGCTCCTTACGGAGCGCTGATGGCTGACGGTGTTCCTGTTCCGGGTGTCATGCTGTCGGCTGACGGCAGAATTGCCCTGTTCCAGTTCCAGTTCACTGTGCAGCAGACATCCCTTCCGTCTAACGTACCGGATGACATTATCGCTGCGGTAACTGAAGTTGAGCAGGCCGGCTCAGGCATTACAGCCATTCCAAGCGACTCGCTCAAGAGTATGCCGGCCATCGGATCTACAGAAGCCATCGGCGTAGCCGTAGCTGCAGTTGTCCTGTTCATTACACTTGGTTCTGTTGTAGCGGCAGGACTGCCGCTGATTACTGCCCTGCTTGGCGTTGCAATCAGTGTCGGGGGTGCATTTGCTCTCTCCAGCGTCATTCAGATGAATGACATTACACCGATTCTCGCCGTTATGATCGGCCTGGCTGTCGGAATTGACTACTCACTCTTTATCGTAAACCGGCAGCGCCGCCTGATTCTCGATGAGAAATTAGATGCCAAAGAAGCGGCAAGCCGGGCAGTCGGTACCGCCGGCAGCGCTGTATTTTTTGCCGGATTGACGGTTATTATCGCCCTTTGCGGGATGCTGGTCATCGGCATCGGCTTCCTGTCCACTATGGCAATGGTCGCTGCTGTCAGCGTTCTGATTACCGTCCTGCTGTCGCTGACCCTGCTGCCTGCACTGCTCGGTCTGGTTGGCGAAAAAATCGTTACCGCCAAAGCCCGTGCGAAAAACACAGCAACTGCCAGCAAGGAACACAGCGGATTCTCACACCGCTGGGCTAACATTACCGTGAAATACCGCTGGGTTATCATTATCCTGGTTGTGCTGGTTCTTGGAACGGCAGCTATTCCGGTAACCAAGATGGAGCTGGGTATTCCGTCCGGTGCCTCGGCGAACCTGGATACAGCGGCACGCCAAAGTTATGATATAACTTCGGAAGGTTTCGGCGAAGGCTTTAATGGACCGCTGCTTCTGGTAGCCCAGCCTGTCAACCCTTCTGATAAAATCAGCATGGAAACCTTGGGCGGACTGGTACAGGGACTGCAATCGCATGACAATGTTACCCTGGTATCCCCGATGGGTGTCAACGAAACTGGTGATATTGCCATCATCAGCCTGATCCCGAAAACCGGACCGACGGATACAGAGACCAGAGATCTGGTGCAGGATCTGCGTGATCCAAGCTATACACTGGCAGCGGATAATAATGTAACGCTTGGTGTGACCGGCTTTACCGCCATCAACATCGATATGTCTTCCAAGCTTTCTGAAGCCTTCCCTGTTTATATTGGAATTATTGTAGTCTTGTCCTTAATTATTCTGCTGCTTGTATTCCGTTCTGTTATCGTTCCGATCAAAGCAACTGTAGGCTTCGTACTCAGTATTCTTGCCACTTTTGGCTTGACTACCGCAGTCTATCAGTGGGGATGGATGCATTCCCTGTTCGGATTTGATACAGGAGGCCCGCTGCTCAGCTTCATGCCGATCCTCGTCACCGGTATCCTTTACGGTCTGGCGATGGATTACCAGGTGTTCCTGGTCAGCTCCATGCGTGAGGCTTATGTCCATGGCCGCCACGGCAACGACAGTATCATTCACGGTTATGATCTGGCGAGCCGTGTCGTATTAGCCGCAGGGGTCATCATGGTATCCGTCTTTGCAGGCTTTATCTTCGCGCCTGATGCGATGATCAAGCAAATCGGCTTCGCACTGGCGTTCGGTATCCTGATCGATGCTTTCCTCATCCGGATGACGCTTGTTCCGGCGGTTATGGCTGTCTTTGGCGACAAAGCCTGGTGGCTGCCGAAATGGCTGGACCGTCTGCTTCCGAACCTCGATGTCGAAGGTGACAAGCTGATTGCCAAGCTTAACGCTGAGAGCGGACGTAAGCACTAA
- a CDS encoding TetR/AcrR family transcriptional regulator has product MNLKPTLRDKKKEATAFALAEAAFELALERGMEGFIVDDVVQKAGYSRRTFANYFSCKEEAVAEYFIGNASTEDENSLLADLPPDATPLDALHSLFKLQFTSEFLHKLRQFVSLAHQYPSLEPYILSVFRRLQIAAREMLEQFTHGRYTDGYSHLLAGAVYGAFVPILDGQLNVLLPGEVQEDNSDAVSFDQYLNTMFAYLRNGF; this is encoded by the coding sequence TTGAACCTCAAGCCGACGCTGCGCGACAAAAAAAAGGAAGCAACTGCCTTCGCCCTGGCCGAGGCAGCCTTTGAGCTTGCGCTTGAACGTGGAATGGAGGGCTTCATTGTCGACGATGTTGTCCAGAAGGCCGGGTATTCCCGCAGAACCTTTGCCAACTACTTCTCCTGCAAAGAGGAAGCGGTAGCGGAGTATTTTATCGGCAATGCTTCAACAGAGGATGAGAATTCGCTGCTGGCAGATCTGCCCCCGGATGCAACACCTCTGGACGCTCTGCACAGCCTGTTCAAGCTGCAGTTCACGTCAGAATTTTTGCATAAATTGCGGCAGTTTGTATCGCTTGCGCATCAGTACCCGTCTCTTGAACCCTATATATTGAGCGTATTCCGCCGTCTGCAGATCGCTGCAAGAGAAATGCTCGAGCAATTCACCCATGGGCGTTATACAGACGGTTACAGCCATTTGCTTGCCGGTGCGGTCTACGGCGCTTTTGTGCCTATACTGGATGGGCAGTTAAACGTTCTGCTGCCGGGTGAAGTGCAAGAGGATAATTCTGATGCCGTGTCATTTGATCAATACTTAAACACGATGTTTGCTTATTTACGCAACGGCTTCTAA
- a CDS encoding MerR family transcriptional regulator, producing the protein MKTIFSIGEMSKLHNTTIQTLRYYDEIGLLVPFGVDAKTGYRTYSTEQFEQLNTIQYLKDLGFSLNEIKSHFAKRDPEDFIRLLHKQNENTEAEIRRLEQIRDKFQYRIEEIRKVQQIEQQELETVIVEQLSQRRIFRLKENIRSEPHLEISLRKLEKLFNIRSTIFIGGVGLTVDMHHVKENRFDGYNSIFLIADDTDASEDVTDFLPEGKYACIYYRGPRSKAHGYYNLLLKEIENKGLHIIGDAIERTLINEYISANPMDHVTVIQIPVK; encoded by the coding sequence ATGAAAACCATATTTTCCATTGGAGAAATGTCCAAGCTGCATAATACCACCATCCAGACACTCCGTTATTATGATGAAATCGGGCTGCTGGTCCCTTTTGGAGTCGACGCGAAAACAGGGTACAGAACCTACTCGACAGAGCAGTTTGAACAATTGAATACGATTCAGTACCTTAAGGATTTAGGCTTTTCACTCAATGAAATCAAAAGCCATTTTGCTAAAAGAGATCCTGAGGACTTTATCAGGCTGCTGCATAAACAGAATGAAAATACAGAAGCTGAGATCAGAAGGCTGGAACAGATCCGCGATAAATTCCAGTACAGAATAGAGGAAATCCGGAAGGTTCAGCAGATAGAGCAGCAGGAACTGGAAACGGTGATTGTTGAACAACTGAGCCAAAGACGCATTTTCAGATTAAAAGAAAACATCCGCTCAGAGCCTCATCTGGAGATTTCCCTGAGAAAGTTAGAGAAGCTGTTTAACATCCGTTCCACCATATTTATTGGCGGTGTCGGTTTGACCGTCGATATGCATCATGTAAAAGAAAACAGGTTCGACGGGTATAATTCCATTTTTCTGATTGCCGATGATACAGATGCCTCTGAAGATGTTACGGATTTCTTACCTGAAGGGAAATACGCCTGTATTTATTATCGCGGCCCGCGGAGTAAGGCCCATGGATATTACAATCTATTATTGAAGGAGATCGAAAATAAAGGATTACATATTATAGGGGACGCTATAGAAAGGACCTTAATAAATGAATATATATCCGCCAATCCGATGGATCATGTAACGGTAATTCAAATCCCTGTGAAATAA
- a CDS encoding LysE family translocator, with protein MITAANLWLFIGTSIILIMIPGPDLIFTLTQGIANGRRAGVVTALGLSAGNTVHTIAAALGLSLIFQTSAIAFTIFKISGALYLFYLAYKSVKYRKATVEISSSSRQEVKGLFLKGTIMNILNPKVAIFFLTFLPQFVNDSQEHVPLQMIIFGMIFIMLTAVIFSLVGYFSGWFRNLFLRSPRSNEGMNIAAGIIFTALAVKLLTM; from the coding sequence ATGATTACGGCAGCAAACTTGTGGCTTTTTATTGGAACTTCGATTATTTTGATCATGATTCCGGGGCCCGATCTTATTTTTACACTCACCCAGGGAATTGCAAACGGCAGAAGGGCGGGAGTGGTTACAGCGCTGGGATTAAGTGCAGGGAATACTGTACATACCATCGCCGCGGCTCTGGGACTTTCGTTGATTTTTCAAACATCGGCCATCGCCTTCACCATTTTCAAAATATCAGGAGCGCTGTATCTATTCTATTTGGCCTATAAATCGGTAAAATACCGTAAAGCAACAGTCGAAATCAGCAGCAGCTCCAGACAAGAGGTCAAAGGCCTTTTCCTTAAAGGAACTATAATGAATATACTGAATCCAAAAGTAGCAATCTTTTTCCTTACCTTCCTTCCGCAATTTGTGAATGATTCACAAGAACATGTACCACTTCAAATGATAATATTCGGGATGATCTTCATTATGTTAACAGCAGTCATTTTTAGCCTTGTCGGCTATTTCTCAGGCTGGTTCCGGAATTTGTTCCTGCGCTCCCCGCGTTCAAATGAAGGGATGAATATCGCTGCCGGAATCATTTTTACTGCTCTGGCCGTCAAACTTCTGACTATGTAA
- a CDS encoding glycerophosphodiester phosphodiesterase: MAKIFRHKAYLIGIHVLTLIFLFTTLYAYFPWIRVKVKEIIDPADKVYTVAHRGASGYAPENTMPAFELAIEMNADSIELDIHLTKDGVPVVIHDETVNRTTNGKGYIKNLTLEQIKQLDAGSWFNEAYPMFARESYEGLAIPTLDEVFDTFGKDTNYIVEIKEPAPNSNIEVLLNEAVEKYGLEHEVAVHSFSASSLRKLHSINPEITLYQLVWNDYAASRVSEAYLRSVKTYAAGISPNFQGINAAYVAQVKNFGLKLMPYTVNYQVNMDKAYMWGVDGVYTNFPDRFLEVIETNRKNAQW; encoded by the coding sequence ATGGCGAAAATTTTCAGGCATAAAGCATATTTAATCGGAATTCATGTATTAACATTAATCTTCCTGTTTACAACGCTGTACGCCTATTTTCCGTGGATCCGGGTGAAGGTAAAAGAGATCATTGATCCTGCGGATAAGGTCTACACGGTTGCCCACCGCGGGGCTTCAGGATATGCTCCCGAGAACACCATGCCTGCTTTTGAGCTGGCGATTGAGATGAATGCGGACTCTATTGAGCTCGATATTCATTTGACCAAGGACGGGGTTCCGGTAGTCATCCATGATGAGACGGTTAACCGTACCACCAACGGCAAAGGGTACATCAAAAATTTGACCCTGGAGCAGATCAAGCAGCTTGATGCCGGCTCCTGGTTCAACGAAGCGTATCCGATGTTTGCCCGAGAGAGTTATGAAGGCTTGGCCATTCCCACACTGGATGAGGTATTTGACACCTTCGGCAAAGATACGAATTATATCGTGGAAATCAAGGAACCCGCTCCAAACAGTAATATTGAGGTCTTATTAAACGAAGCGGTTGAAAAATACGGTCTGGAGCATGAGGTGGCTGTCCATTCCTTCAGTGCATCCAGTCTGCGGAAGCTCCATTCGATTAATCCGGAGATCACGCTGTATCAGCTGGTGTGGAATGATTATGCCGCTTCGAGAGTTTCGGAAGCTTACTTAAGGTCCGTGAAGACCTACGCTGCCGGAATCAGTCCGAATTTCCAGGGAATCAATGCAGCTTATGTGGCGCAGGTAAAAAACTTTGGCCTCAAGCTGATGCCCTACACGGTAAATTACCAGGTCAACATGGATAAAGCTTATATGTGGGGGGTGGACGGGGTGTATACCAATTTTCCCGACCGATTCCTTGAAGTTATTGAAACCAACAGGAAAAATGCGCAGTGGTAA
- a CDS encoding serine hydrolase domain-containing protein translates to MKASIDNKEIAGANFMVLKDGSEVFYHEDGLADLESGRAVARDSIFRLYSMSKPVTAAAVMMLLERGQIDLFDPVSRYVPGFHHQLVENNGELVPPAREVNIHDLLNMTSGLVYGGTDKAGQHTEALFQELGSRLHGDNAMSTLEFANRLGQGPLSFEPGSNWQYGTSADVLGAVVEAVSGIRFGEFLKQEIFEPLGMADTGFWVPDSKRERLVKTYQDDGQGGLKLYADSHLGVVHQMDRDPAFESGGAGLSSTIDDAAKFTTMLMNQGSYNGNQILKPKTVQYMTSAALTDWQQKGFDTWHTLRGFSYGNQMRIMTDSGEAGMIGSSGEYGWDGWLGAYFTNSPQDRLTILFMIQKKDAGTLPITRKLRNIVFSSL, encoded by the coding sequence TTGAAAGCAAGCATCGACAATAAGGAAATCGCGGGTGCCAACTTTATGGTGCTTAAGGACGGCAGCGAAGTTTTTTATCATGAAGACGGCCTGGCCGATCTGGAATCGGGACGTGCGGTTGCGAGGGATTCGATTTTCCGTTTGTATTCCATGAGCAAGCCTGTTACCGCTGCTGCCGTGATGATGCTGCTGGAACGCGGGCAAATCGATTTGTTCGACCCTGTCAGCCGGTATGTTCCCGGTTTTCATCATCAGCTGGTCGAGAATAACGGAGAGCTTGTACCTCCCGCACGGGAGGTTAACATTCATGATCTGCTGAACATGACGTCTGGACTGGTGTACGGGGGAACCGACAAGGCCGGGCAGCACACAGAGGCTTTATTCCAGGAGCTCGGCAGCCGTCTGCATGGTGACAATGCGATGAGTACGCTGGAGTTCGCTAACAGGCTGGGCCAAGGCCCCCTCTCATTTGAGCCGGGATCCAACTGGCAGTACGGCACCTCGGCGGACGTTCTGGGAGCGGTTGTCGAAGCGGTTAGCGGTATCCGATTCGGTGAGTTTTTGAAGCAGGAGATCTTTGAGCCGCTGGGAATGGCCGATACCGGGTTCTGGGTCCCTGACTCTAAGCGAGAACGTCTGGTCAAAACCTATCAGGATGACGGCCAAGGCGGCTTGAAGCTGTATGCAGACAGTCATCTCGGCGTTGTTCATCAGATGGACCGTGATCCTGCTTTTGAATCGGGCGGTGCCGGCCTGTCTTCAACTATTGACGATGCCGCCAAATTCACAACCATGCTGATGAACCAAGGCAGCTATAACGGGAATCAAATTTTGAAGCCTAAAACGGTTCAGTATATGACATCTGCGGCTCTGACGGATTGGCAGCAAAAAGGCTTTGATACATGGCATACGTTACGCGGTTTCAGCTACGGCAACCAGATGCGGATCATGACGGATAGCGGCGAAGCCGGAATGATCGGCAGTAGCGGCGAATACGGCTGGGACGGCTGGCTCGGGGCTTATTTTACAAACAGTCCGCAGGACCGGCTGACCATCCTCTTTATGATTCAGAAAAAAGACGCCGGCACCCTGCCAATTACCCGCAAACTCCGTAATATCGTGTTCAGCAGTTTGTAG